The Deinobacterium chartae genome contains a region encoding:
- a CDS encoding GlsB/YeaQ/YmgE family stress response membrane protein: MDWIITILVGALIGWLASIVMRTNAQQGAIANILIGIFGSLLGRWIFGDVLNIGSSETAGTLSLVGILWGVLGAIILIAILKALRVLR; encoded by the coding sequence ATGGATTGGATCATCACCATTCTGGTCGGCGCCCTGATCGGTTGGCTTGCAAGCATCGTGATGCGTACCAACGCGCAGCAGGGAGCGATTGCCAATATCCTGATCGGTATCTTTGGTTCGCTGCTGGGCCGCTGGATCTTCGGCGACGTTCTGAACATCGGCAGCTCGGAGACGGCCGGTACCCTCTCGTTGGTTGGCATCCTCTGGGGCGTGCTCGGCGCGATCATCCTGATCGCGATCCTCAAGGCCCTGCGTGTCTTGAGGTAA